GCTTTTTAAACGACATAGCGGGTCGTCATGTTACCAAAAAACACGTACTCGATGCGTTGAAAAATGCTAAAACGGGTGCAATAGAAGAAGGTAACGTTGGGGCAGGAACAGGTACTGTATGTTTTGGATTCAAAGGTGGAATAGGTACTGCTTCGAGGGTATTGCCCAAGAAATCGGGAGGGTATACCCTTGGTGTATTGGTTCAAACCAATTTTGGAGGTGTTTTACAAATAGATGGTGTGCCTGTTGGTGTAGAACTAAACCAATATTTTCTGAATAATCAACTCAATGACCCCGCCGACGGCTCATGTATGATTATTGTAATTACCGATGCTCCAATTACATCTCGTAACTTAGAACGCTTGGCCAAACGTGCCATGTTGGGTATTGGCAAAACAGGCGGAATCGCCTCGAATGGTAGTGGCGACTACGTAATAGCCCTATCTACAGCCGAATCGCTGAGGGTAGCACACGATACCAAAGAGAAGCTACAGATAAATGAAGAACTCCGAAATGATGAAATGTCTCCGCTATTTTTGGCGGCTATTGAGGCTACCGAAGAAGCTGTAATCAATTCGTTATTTGTAGCAAAGTCTACGAAAGGGAAGCATGGTTCAATAAACGCTCTGCCTATCGAAAAGACCCTTGAGCTATTGAGGAAATACCAAAAAATTAAATAATCTACATAATTGCTTTATAAATTC
The DNA window shown above is from Flectobacillus major DSM 103 and carries:
- a CDS encoding DmpA family aminopeptidase, with amino-acid sequence MKYIYWGLICFFCSSMSSFSQKRARDYGLKIGVLKTGTHNAITDVKGVRVGHTTVVSGDSIRTGVTAILPFEGNIFQNKVPAAIHIGNGFGKLMGISQVQELGNIETPIVLTNTLSVPTAADALIDYTIAQKGNEALRSVNPIVGETNDGFLNDIAGRHVTKKHVLDALKNAKTGAIEEGNVGAGTGTVCFGFKGGIGTASRVLPKKSGGYTLGVLVQTNFGGVLQIDGVPVGVELNQYFLNNQLNDPADGSCMIIVITDAPITSRNLERLAKRAMLGIGKTGGIASNGSGDYVIALSTAESLRVAHDTKEKLQINEELRNDEMSPLFLAAIEATEEAVINSLFVAKSTKGKHGSINALPIEKTLELLRKYQKIK